One genomic window of Campylobacter fetus subsp. fetus includes the following:
- a CDS encoding cytolethal distending toxin subunit B family protein has protein sequence MKKFIILALLSASLSFAAIEDYKIATWNMQGSSASTESKWNVNVRQLITGDAAADILMLQESGSIPTTAVNTQRVFQGGTPVDEYTWNLGTNSRPNMVYIYHSRIDVGANRVNLAIVSTRRADNVSIIYPEIAAARPAIGIHIRNDVFFTAHALASGGPDAPSLIHRVHDSFIGQGGINWVIGGDFNREPSSLLGALEGGLRNRVSIIAPNAPTQSSGRTLDYLVAGNSGTSAFSAPAIAAILMLANMRAQITSDHVPVNFRKF, from the coding sequence ATGAAAAAATTTATAATATTAGCACTGCTTAGCGCAAGTCTAAGTTTTGCAGCTATAGAAGATTATAAAATTGCTACTTGGAATATGCAAGGATCATCGGCTTCTACTGAAAGCAAGTGGAACGTGAATGTACGACAGTTAATAACGGGAGACGCTGCAGCTGATATACTTATGTTGCAAGAATCGGGCAGCATACCGACTACAGCAGTAAATACTCAACGTGTTTTTCAAGGCGGCACCCCAGTAGATGAATATACGTGGAATTTAGGCACTAACTCACGTCCGAATATGGTTTATATCTATCACTCTAGGATAGATGTCGGTGCAAATAGGGTAAATTTGGCTATCGTTTCAACCAGAAGAGCCGATAACGTAAGTATAATATATCCTGAAATCGCTGCTGCTAGACCTGCCATAGGCATACATATAAGAAACGATGTATTTTTTACAGCTCATGCTTTGGCTAGCGGAGGACCAGACGCTCCATCTTTGATTCACCGCGTACACGACTCTTTTATAGGACAAGGAGGTATAAACTGGGTTATCGGCGGGGATTTTAACCGTGAGCCGAGCTCTTTACTAGGAGCTTTAGAAGGCGGACTTAGAAATAGAGTTAGCATTATCGCTCCAAATGCTCCGACTCAAAGCAGCGGCAGAACTCTTGATTATCTTGTTGCTGGAAACTCCGGAACAAGTGCTTTTTCGGCTCCTGCTATAGCTGCTATACTTATGCTAGCAAATATGAGAGCTCAAATCACATCTGACCATGTGCCAGTAAATTTTAGAAAATTTTAA